A part of Drosophila bipectinata strain 14024-0381.07 chromosome 3L, DbipHiC1v2, whole genome shotgun sequence genomic DNA contains:
- the Diap1 gene encoding death-associated inhibitor of apoptosis 1 yields the protein MANVVTSSRYIYGPAAHEVVFDQVDNNTNATQLFKNNIYNNIMNNNYNREEDRLKTFVNWPLDWLDKCQLAQTGMYYTNVDDKVKCYFCGVEIGRWEPEDQPVPEHQRWSPNCPLLRRRTTNNVPLNGEALDRVLPPLSYDICGANDAATAGVELREHAYPEGRIPMSHMIQSIGVNTANGSVSMGPTLSSIATQASTATQANGDVQPETCRAPAASGNYFPEYPEYAVEAARLRTFEAWPRNLKQKPPQLAEAGFFYTGVGDRVRCFSCGGGLKDWDDNDEPWEQHALWLSQCRFVKLMKGQLYIDSLAAKPVASEEKEDTPPVASSTSATETSEEASSGSGDVAPSSVASTAARRIFDKIAEATSADVPPPASSNSGSPAIPEEKMCKICYGAEYNTAFLPCGHVVACAKCASSVTKCPLCRKPFTDVMRVYFS from the coding sequence ATGGCAAATGTGGTAACCAGCTCACGTTATATTTACGGGCCCGCCGCACACGAGGTAGTGTTCGATCAGGTGGATAACAACACGAACGCAACCCAGCTCTTTAAGAACAACATCTACAACAACATCATGAACAACAACTACAATCGGGAGGAGGATCGCTTGAAGACCTTTGTTAACTGGCCGCTGGATTGGCTGGACAAGTGCCAGTTGGCCCAAACGGGCATGTACTACACCAACGTGGACGATAAAGTGAAATGCTATTTCTGTGGCGTGGAGATTGGACGCTGGGAGCCCGAGGATCAGCCCGTGCCGGAGCACCAGAGATGGTCCCCAAACTGCCCGCTGCTGCGTCGTCGCACCACCAACAATGTACCGCTCAATGGCGAGGCGCTGGACCGCGTCCTGCCACCCCTCAGCTACGATATCTGCGGTGCCAACGATGCAGCGACAGCCGGTGTGGAGTTGCGCGAACACGCCTACCCCGAGGGTCGCATTCCCATGTCCCACATGATCCAATCGATTGGAGTGAATACGGCCAACGGTTCAGTGTCCATGGGCCCGACTCTCAGCTCGATAGCGACACAGGCATCAACGGCCACCCAGGCCAACGGAGATGTCCAGCCGGAGACGTGCAGGGCACCGGCTGCCAGTGGAAATTATTTTCCCGAATATCCGGAATACGCCGTAGAGGCGGCACGCCTGCGCACCTTCGAGGCGTGGCCACGGAACCTGAAACAAAAGCCCCCCCAGCTGGCCGAGGCGGGTTTCTTCTACACGGGTGTGGGCGATCGCGTTCGCTGCTTCAGCTGCGGCGGTGGCCTGAAGGACTGGGACGACAACGACGAGCCCTGGGAACAGCATGCCCTTTGGCTCAGCCAATGCCGCTTCGTCAAGCTGATGAAGGGTCAGCTCTATATCGATTCCCTCGCTGCCAAGCCAGTGGCGTCCGAGGAGAAGGAGGATACTCCGCCAGTAGCCAGCAGTACATCGGCCACGGAGACTTCCGAGGAGGCATCTTCAGGATCCGGGGATGTGGCACCATCATCCGTAGCATCAACAGCCGCCCGGCGCATCTTCGACAAAATTGCGGAAGCCACGTCCGCCGATGTTCCACCACctgccagcagcaacagcggtTCACCCGCCATACCCGAGGAGAAGATGTGCAAGATCTGCTATGGTGCCGAGTACAATACGGCTTTTTTGCCCTGCGGCCATGTGGTGGCGTGCGCCAAATGCGCCTCATCCGTTACCAAGTGCCCACTGTGCCGGAAACCCTTTACCGATGTGATGCgtgtatatttttcttaa